A DNA window from Syntrophobacterales bacterium contains the following coding sequences:
- a CDS encoding response regulator, translating into MNRMILVIDDEKSIRDLFESALSEMGCEVYLAENDGEALDILSKKKKIGLIFIDLRLFGTNGIELCRQIRKTNSLAIINAITGWSGLFEIEECREAGFDDYFRKPIALATLFKAVNDAFEKLDRWKNPFPGV; encoded by the coding sequence ATGAATCGAATGATCTTGGTGATTGATGATGAAAAATCGATTCGCGACCTTTTCGAGTCCGCCTTAAGCGAGATGGGCTGCGAGGTTTATCTTGCGGAAAATGACGGAGAAGCGCTTGATATCCTCAGTAAAAAAAAGAAAATCGGACTTATTTTTATTGATCTCCGGCTTTTCGGCACAAACGGCATCGAGCTGTGCCGTCAGATTCGCAAGACCAACTCCCTGGCCATCATCAATGCCATTACCGGCTGGTCCGGCCTTTTTGAAATAGAAGAGTGCCGGGAAGCCGGCTTCGATGATTATTTCAGGAAACCGATAGCGCTTGCGACGCTCTTCAAGGCCGTGAACGACGCCTTTGAAAAACTCGACCGCTGGAAAAATCCTTTTCCCGGTGTCTGA
- a CDS encoding response regulator: MKTIRLLIIDDEIVVQRSCYDIFAEKKSKHDIKYDVHTVSSADEALRILEKECFDIVLTDLKMPGLSGIELIPIIKAGNPETVIVVMTGFSTVSTAVEAMKLGATDFIPKPFTPDEIMDAVENALARTKGWA; encoded by the coding sequence ATGAAAACAATAAGATTGCTGATAATCGACGATGAAATCGTCGTCCAGAGAAGCTGCTATGATATTTTTGCGGAAAAGAAGTCAAAACACGACATTAAATATGATGTCCATACCGTTTCTTCTGCCGATGAGGCGCTGCGCATTCTGGAAAAGGAATGCTTTGATATTGTCCTTACCGATCTGAAGATGCCGGGATTATCCGGGATTGAGCTTATACCCATAATCAAGGCCGGCAATCCGGAAACGGTGATTGTTGTCATGACCGGTTTTTCCACCGTCTCAACCGCCGTCGAGGCCATGAAACTCGGGGCAACCGACTTTATTCCCAAACCCTTTACCCCTGACGAGATCATGGACGCGGTAGAAAACGCATTGGCAAGGACAAAGGGATGGGCCTGA
- a CDS encoding HAMP domain-containing protein, whose protein sequence is MSKIFAYLEKILGPQKSYFQSLGFKLFAFISGALIVCVAMAAFYTITIQEPQMIDEALKGAYNVGMAIECAATNYMSENESVKLQRMIERIQERTEAIESMRFVDSQGIIKKSTIPHEIGRPFNGTERNSGYSRTLEDLGQIKRARIAPAFDGSHRVINVTRVIYNQPSCANQCHEIHPESQKIVGIFDMAISLDSVNRKISINRWSIATFFLIMTPIGSFLLFWLLRPVNALIEKLKAVSRGDFKTVGPLPSHGGEVGRLAQSFNRMIMKIRADIEYANLLVENAEMFDHKDECEPEVAITQTMRQKEDELESVFPEIYDRISDVTNQKIIRSLKLASLGRLSASIAHEINNPLTAVLSYSSLLLDKSEDPKQKAWLETIVEETKRCRNIVAALLEFARQTAPEKTPTNINDVAERAIGLLQNQESFHNIKIIKNLQATLPNVLVDRGQMYQVFMNLMINAADAMENRGVLTIESRLRVVKSTVADDRLLVEVSVTDTGCGIAQKNIERMFDPFFTTKGPTVGTGLGLSICQSIVKRHNGSISVQSKPGEGATFTVSLPVEERTDENNKIADNRR, encoded by the coding sequence ATGTCCAAGATATTTGCATATTTGGAAAAAATACTCGGGCCGCAGAAGTCTTATTTCCAGAGTCTGGGCTTCAAGCTCTTCGCCTTCATCAGCGGGGCCTTGATTGTCTGCGTCGCCATGGCCGCTTTTTACACAATCACCATTCAGGAACCGCAAATGATCGACGAGGCGCTCAAAGGGGCTTACAATGTCGGAATGGCGATCGAGTGTGCGGCAACAAATTACATGTCCGAAAATGAAAGCGTAAAACTCCAGCGGATGATCGAACGGATTCAGGAAAGAACGGAAGCCATAGAATCCATGAGGTTTGTTGACAGCCAGGGGATAATCAAAAAAAGCACCATCCCGCACGAGATTGGCCGCCCCTTCAACGGAACCGAAAGAAACAGCGGTTATTCCCGCACCTTGGAAGATCTCGGTCAAATAAAACGCGCCCGAATCGCTCCGGCGTTTGACGGGAGCCACCGGGTAATCAACGTGACAAGGGTGATCTACAATCAGCCGAGCTGCGCAAACCAGTGTCACGAGATTCACCCTGAGTCGCAAAAGATTGTCGGCATCTTCGACATGGCCATTTCCCTCGACAGCGTCAACCGGAAGATTTCCATCAACAGGTGGAGCATTGCTACCTTCTTCCTGATCATGACGCCGATAGGGTCGTTCCTTTTGTTCTGGCTGTTGCGGCCGGTCAATGCGCTGATCGAGAAACTGAAGGCAGTGTCGCGGGGCGACTTCAAAACAGTAGGCCCTCTTCCGAGCCATGGCGGCGAGGTAGGGCGGCTGGCCCAGTCGTTTAATCGAATGATCATGAAGATTCGCGCGGATATCGAATATGCGAACCTCCTCGTTGAAAACGCCGAGATGTTCGACCACAAGGATGAATGTGAGCCCGAGGTGGCGATTACCCAGACCATGCGTCAGAAAGAGGATGAATTGGAGTCTGTTTTTCCGGAGATTTACGATCGCATCAGCGACGTCACCAACCAGAAAATTATCCGTTCGCTGAAGCTTGCGTCACTCGGCAGACTTTCCGCAAGCATTGCCCATGAAATCAACAACCCACTGACCGCCGTACTGAGTTACAGCTCGCTGCTTTTGGATAAAAGCGAAGATCCGAAGCAAAAGGCATGGCTCGAAACCATTGTGGAAGAAACCAAAAGGTGTCGCAACATCGTTGCCGCACTTCTGGAGTTTGCCAGGCAGACAGCCCCGGAAAAGACTCCGACCAACATCAACGATGTAGCGGAACGGGCGATCGGTCTTTTGCAGAACCAGGAATCCTTTCACAACATCAAAATCATCAAAAATCTCCAAGCGACTCTGCCAAATGTGCTGGTGGATCGGGGGCAGATGTATCAGGTGTTCATGAATCTGATGATCAACGCCGCAGATGCAATGGAAAACAGGGGAGTTTTGACCATCGAATCGCGTCTGCGGGTGGTGAAATCCACGGTAGCCGATGACCGCCTGTTGGTCGAGGTGTCCGTAACCGATACCGGCTGCGGCATAGCTCAGAAAAATATCGAACGCATGTTTGATCCCTTTTTCACGACCAAGGGTCCGACGGTCGGCACAGGACTCGGTCTTTCGATCTGTCAAAGCATTGTCAAGCGTCATAATGGAAGCATCTCGGTGCAAAGCAAGCCCGGGGAAGGAGCAACTTTCACCGTTTCATTGCCAGTTGAGGAAAGAACAGATGAAAACAATAAGATTGCTGATAATCGACGATGA